In one Mucilaginibacter ginsenosidivorax genomic region, the following are encoded:
- a CDS encoding arabinose isomerase encodes MMTDKNYKPALKVGLFGIGLQAYWEQFEGLEKRLAGYVDLVAGKLNGYGAQIVNLGLVDTPEKAFESGSRFRREEVDLIFLYVTTYALSSTVLPVVSKVKVPVIVLNLAPEAAIDYSTFNQMNNRTAMTGEWLAFCSACPVPEIANVFRRSNIPFYQVTGMLNNDPGVWDEVEEWIAAAKVAHMMYYNRMGIMGNYYSGMLDIYANLTLQCATFGGHIEVIEVDELSGLRPGVTQPEINKKIEEFYNRFDVQADCPADEIKRAAVTAVALDKLVEKHRLGLVAYYHKGTGNAQNKDTMSSVILGTSLLTASNIPVAGEYEIKNAQAMKIMDCFGAGGSFTEYYAMDFKADVVLMGHDGPCHPAIAEGRIKVKPLQVYHGKVGSGLSVEMSVKHGPVTLLSVIETVDGKVQLLIAEAESVAGPILEIGNTNSRYKFPIGARGFVEAWNSYGPAHHCAVGKGHIASKIEKLAKLLNIQAVKVC; translated from the coding sequence ATGATGACTGATAAAAATTACAAACCTGCACTTAAAGTTGGCTTGTTCGGTATAGGCTTGCAGGCATATTGGGAACAATTTGAAGGGCTTGAAAAACGCCTTGCAGGTTACGTTGATTTAGTGGCCGGCAAACTAAACGGCTACGGTGCCCAAATTGTAAACCTTGGGCTGGTAGATACCCCTGAAAAAGCATTCGAATCGGGCAGCCGTTTTCGGCGCGAGGAAGTAGATTTGATATTTTTATATGTTACCACTTATGCCCTATCATCTACAGTACTTCCTGTTGTAAGCAAAGTTAAGGTGCCGGTTATTGTACTGAACCTGGCCCCCGAGGCGGCCATCGATTATTCAACGTTTAACCAAATGAACAACCGCACCGCCATGACAGGCGAGTGGCTTGCCTTTTGTTCGGCTTGCCCGGTACCCGAAATTGCCAACGTATTCCGGCGGTCAAATATCCCTTTTTACCAGGTTACCGGCATGTTGAACAACGATCCCGGTGTGTGGGATGAGGTAGAAGAATGGATAGCAGCTGCCAAAGTTGCCCACATGATGTACTACAACAGGATGGGGATAATGGGTAATTATTATAGCGGTATGCTGGATATTTACGCAAACCTTACCCTGCAATGCGCAACATTTGGCGGCCACATTGAAGTTATCGAGGTTGATGAGTTGTCTGGTTTAAGGCCAGGGGTTACCCAACCGGAGATAAATAAAAAAATAGAAGAGTTTTACAACAGGTTTGATGTACAGGCCGATTGCCCTGCCGATGAAATAAAGCGGGCCGCAGTAACCGCGGTAGCGCTCGACAAGCTGGTTGAAAAGCACAGGCTGGGATTGGTGGCCTATTACCACAAAGGTACAGGCAACGCGCAAAATAAAGATACCATGAGCTCGGTTATCCTGGGAACATCATTGCTTACGGCAAGCAATATTCCGGTGGCCGGCGAATATGAAATAAAAAATGCACAGGCCATGAAGATTATGGACTGCTTTGGAGCAGGCGGATCATTTACGGAATATTATGCCATGGATTTTAAGGCAGATGTGGTATTAATGGGGCACGATGGCCCTTGCCACCCGGCGATTGCTGAAGGCAGGATAAAGGTGAAGCCCTTGCAGGTTTATCATGGCAAGGTTGGCAGCGGACTATCGGTGGAGATGTCGGTAAAACATGGCCCTGTTACCTTATTATCCGTTATTGAAACTGTTGACGGGAAGGTGCAGTTACTTATTGCCGAGGCCGAATCTGTTGCCGGCCCCATATTGGAAATTGGCAACACCAACAGCCGCTATAAATTTCCTATTGGAGCCAGGGGATTTGTAGAGGCCTGGAACTCGTATGGCCCTGCACACCATTGTGCCGTGGGTAAAGGGCATATTGCTTCAAAAATTGAAAAATTAGCAAAACTGCTCAATATACAGGCGGTTAAAGTGTGCTGA
- a CDS encoding AraC family transcriptional regulator: MINYYKYLPVSQDDENWGLCVLNTGCTHVEPAGCYPSKTHPSHHNFNWKNGRILNEYQVIYITKGQGIFESDHCKMKDVKAGTLIFLFPGERHRYKPDDNTGWDEYWIGIKGEILDNLVKKGFFKPETPCVYIGFNENVFNLFNSIIEKTKNESSGYQPLISGAALHLLGYCHSITKQYAIESEENAVVVNQARLLFRANIAEAFSPEEAAAQLNIGYSRFRKVFKNYTGLSPGQYYIQLKIDRAKELLTEPGMSVKEIAFKLNFESYFYFAKLFKEKTGLSPTDYRKRAAG, encoded by the coding sequence ATGATCAATTATTACAAATATTTACCTGTTAGCCAGGACGATGAAAACTGGGGGCTATGCGTATTAAATACCGGCTGCACACATGTGGAACCTGCGGGGTGTTATCCGTCAAAAACCCATCCCTCACATCACAATTTCAACTGGAAAAATGGCCGGATTTTAAATGAATACCAGGTAATTTATATCACAAAAGGCCAGGGCATTTTTGAATCGGATCATTGTAAGATGAAAGATGTAAAGGCAGGCACGCTCATTTTTCTTTTTCCTGGTGAAAGACATCGGTATAAACCCGACGACAACACCGGTTGGGACGAATACTGGATAGGGATAAAGGGCGAAATTCTGGATAACCTTGTTAAAAAAGGTTTTTTTAAGCCCGAAACGCCTTGTGTATATATAGGGTTTAATGAAAATGTATTTAACCTTTTTAATTCGATAATTGAAAAAACTAAAAATGAGAGTTCAGGATATCAGCCGTTAATATCGGGGGCTGCACTGCATTTGTTGGGCTATTGCCATTCCATCACCAAACAATATGCAATCGAATCGGAAGAAAATGCAGTTGTGGTAAACCAGGCCCGGTTATTATTTCGCGCCAATATCGCAGAAGCTTTTTCTCCGGAGGAAGCTGCCGCCCAGTTAAACATTGGCTATTCGCGGTTCAGGAAAGTTTTTAAAAATTATACCGGGTTATCGCCAGGTCAATATTACATTCAACTTAAGATTGACCGGGCAAAGGAATTGCTGACCGAACCCGGCATGTCTGTAAAAGAAATCGCGTTTAAATTAAATTTCGAATCTTATTTCTACTTCGCCAAGTTATTTAAAGAAAAAACCGGCCTGTCTCCTACCGATTACCGGAAACGCGCGGCTGGCTAA
- a CDS encoding family 43 glycosylhydrolase has product MNFFNYFDKKPLATFICMVISCLLLPLCGHTQPSEVTNFGKAGGQVTKFSKLGDAIDAHDGEIAYFNGVYYLYGTSYGCGFEWGHKEAPFCGFKVYTSTDLVTWQDRGALFDASTKIWQTRCDGNTYGCFRPHVIYNKSTAKYVLWINVYDNRVGYRVFTSSKPTGPFVEQAEPKLAVNSEAAVAGLNNGDHDTFVDDDGTAYLAYTDWRAKGAIAVEQLSVDYMTGTGKVTRAITPGETEAPSLFKRKGIYYLVYSDPNCGYCSGTGASYRTAPSPMGPWSEGIKISDNSCGGQPSFVSSIKLKSGEVFLFGSDLWNNGAKNESLANYYWSPLTFDAHGAINKMECSKTFSIYSSAKKATHKNSGVNELAPVCDINSTTKRSQSFTANKDGILRQVTISCFKNQHPGDGLLIEIKNTAGKRLYSVNIAADSISWSPKNTLIRPEIRLQKGKRYLITIGTGATKGAYGLEYYVEDNAKPSKRFLFSKTIVSK; this is encoded by the coding sequence ATGAACTTCTTTAACTATTTTGATAAAAAGCCTCTTGCCACCTTCATTTGCATGGTTATTAGCTGCCTGCTTTTACCGCTGTGCGGCCACACGCAACCTTCAGAGGTAACAAACTTTGGCAAAGCGGGCGGCCAGGTAACAAAATTTAGCAAGCTTGGTGATGCTATTGACGCTCATGACGGCGAAATAGCCTATTTTAACGGAGTATATTACCTGTACGGAACCAGTTATGGCTGCGGATTTGAATGGGGACATAAAGAAGCTCCATTTTGCGGATTTAAGGTATATACATCAACGGATTTGGTTACCTGGCAAGACCGGGGAGCGCTTTTTGATGCGAGTACCAAAATCTGGCAAACCCGATGCGACGGAAATACTTACGGTTGCTTTCGGCCACATGTTATTTACAATAAAAGCACCGCCAAATATGTATTATGGATAAACGTTTATGATAACAGGGTGGGTTACCGTGTATTTACAAGCAGCAAGCCAACCGGCCCTTTTGTTGAGCAAGCCGAACCTAAACTGGCCGTAAATAGCGAGGCAGCTGTTGCCGGCCTGAACAATGGCGACCACGATACCTTTGTAGATGATGACGGTACCGCTTACCTGGCTTATACAGATTGGCGGGCCAAAGGCGCAATAGCCGTAGAGCAATTAAGCGTCGACTATATGACAGGTACGGGCAAGGTTACCAGGGCCATTACGCCGGGCGAAACGGAAGCACCATCTTTATTTAAAAGGAAGGGCATCTATTACCTGGTATACTCCGACCCAAACTGCGGTTATTGTTCCGGAACAGGTGCATCTTATCGTACTGCGCCATCACCTATGGGCCCGTGGTCTGAAGGAATCAAGATCAGCGATAACTCATGCGGGGGCCAGCCCTCGTTTGTATCGTCCATCAAATTAAAATCGGGCGAGGTTTTTCTTTTCGGCAGCGACCTATGGAACAACGGCGCGAAAAACGAATCGTTGGCCAATTATTATTGGTCGCCTTTAACATTCGATGCCCATGGCGCTATCAACAAAATGGAATGCAGCAAAACATTTAGCATTTATTCATCGGCAAAAAAAGCAACTCATAAAAATTCCGGGGTAAACGAGCTGGCGCCGGTTTGCGATATAAATAGTACAACTAAACGCAGCCAGAGTTTTACCGCCAACAAGGACGGCATTTTAAGGCAAGTGACCATATCATGTTTTAAAAATCAGCACCCAGGTGATGGCTTATTAATTGAGATAAAAAATACAGCAGGCAAGCGCTTATATTCAGTAAATATCGCTGCTGATAGCATCAGCTGGTCTCCAAAAAACACCCTTATTCGCCCGGAAATCCGGCTACAAAAAGGCAAGCGTTATTTGATTACAATTGGCACCGGGGCAACCAAAGGAGCCTATGGATTGGAGTATTATGTAGAAGACAATGCAAAACCATCAAAACGTTTTTTGTTCTCGAAAACAATAGTTTCAAAATAG
- a CDS encoding phytanoyl-CoA dioxygenase family protein, translated as MNTSIDQLQVDFYQENGFVVIEDFLSPEELELWREAVTEAINDRDGQKIPGKAGKVGEDDGINKDSEYLSKVFDQMINLWQTNEKVKALMFNPQIGEMAAKLAGVDGIRIWHDQALFKRPWANPTSWHLDTPFWSFSDRRALSIWVALDDATLENGCLFFIPGSHKVTSFENPGIGRNMEMIFNFYPGLKQSASVAAPMKAGSCSFHNGLTIHGANANMTPGLRRAMTCAYMPDGATFNGIQNILSDEQFNKLTIGDSIDDEQQTPLIYNSVAK; from the coding sequence ATGAACACATCGATAGATCAATTGCAGGTTGATTTTTACCAGGAAAATGGTTTTGTAGTAATTGAGGATTTTTTGAGCCCCGAAGAACTCGAATTATGGAGGGAAGCCGTAACTGAGGCAATTAATGACAGGGATGGTCAAAAAATTCCGGGCAAAGCCGGTAAAGTTGGCGAAGACGATGGCATCAATAAAGACTCGGAATACCTGAGCAAAGTTTTTGACCAGATGATCAATCTGTGGCAAACCAATGAAAAGGTTAAGGCGTTGATGTTTAATCCCCAAATTGGCGAGATGGCCGCAAAGCTGGCCGGTGTAGATGGAATTAGAATTTGGCATGACCAGGCTTTGTTTAAAAGGCCATGGGCCAACCCTACATCATGGCACCTGGATACGCCGTTTTGGTCGTTTTCCGATCGCAGGGCCTTATCTATCTGGGTTGCCCTTGATGATGCCACGCTGGAGAACGGATGCCTGTTTTTTATTCCGGGATCGCATAAGGTAACCAGCTTTGAAAATCCTGGTATCGGACGAAACATGGAAATGATATTTAATTTTTATCCGGGCTTAAAACAATCAGCTTCTGTTGCTGCACCAATGAAGGCGGGCAGCTGTTCATTCCATAACGGGCTTACCATTCACGGTGCAAATGCCAACATGACGCCAGGCTTGCGCAGGGCTATGACATGTGCTTACATGCCCGATGGCGCTACCTTTAACGGCATCCAAAATATTTTAAGTGACGAGCAGTTTAACAAGCTTACTATTGGCGATAGTATTGACGATGAACAACAAACTCCTTTGATCTATAACTCCGTTGCCAAATGA
- a CDS encoding alpha-L-rhamnosidase C-terminal domain-containing protein encodes MNYLTRAFALHVYFKAHFKCVFFSFWFVVLCLGYCQPVLSQITGYPPVSAKKTGIANPRSPDPLINYTWAKPGANDGLESYQLQPVSWTLSNPASFNMGEFKKNRVIEVNGSGDVRFDFGQTNAGWLEFDSPDLSGKVEMTVSEYNQPPDYFSSYPTKTLAPKKHGNTYRLELNPDLYEGVRFGWIRVRSFAKNWHITGVRLICQIKPTNYKGSFSCSDTMLTRIWYTGAYTVKLNLLKDYLGAILMNRGDRFSWTGDAHPAQAASMVAFGNYDFVKKNIAYTSTQSNGIKSYALYWVLSLIDYYKYTGDTATVKTYIDNACEKLDDAYKIFGTNPNLEFYGWDERLGAGFEHPNIPEPQNAYKMLSIRAWKEFSAAMGVYGRTDLRDKYNHYATEKIAATRKDAGWYGSFGLHAGADAVTTGLLNPAEEKAIYENSFTDRVNRISYSPFNQYFVIQAFALLNKYDDALSSIRDLWGGQVKYGGTTFFEDYRPSWNAAVGKNGQVPANQCGFTSLCHPWGAGVTKWLSEEVLGIKPTSPGFATFDILPHLGRTLPNVAGKTPTLRGDISASFNITTGQCAFSVPAGTVGRIGIPKAEKKIGSIKVNGVLIWDGTYHPVKGFGGASEDSQFVYLNGVQPGTYKMVAEYSGATPRYAESAEYYAAKYFGIDSTTKGDWGGVHGKDGYVLCNYNGNGNDKTSLPAYVSNVEYYKVKGNGRPNSVVWQSNTTDHRAPAPDSANSMSRTAACLYAMDADQIGFTFTSTITIKGTHDYKISLYFLDWDKKGRKIAVEMFDAATSKLIAPVKLVNNSVNGAYLTYAYNKSVKFRINLVRGDNPVLSGIFFDPIIANVKNKKTTNVK; translated from the coding sequence ATGAATTACTTAACACGTGCTTTTGCGCTGCACGTTTATTTTAAAGCTCATTTTAAGTGTGTTTTTTTTAGCTTTTGGTTTGTTGTGTTGTGCCTTGGCTACTGCCAGCCGGTACTTTCGCAAATTACCGGCTACCCACCCGTATCCGCAAAAAAAACCGGCATAGCAAATCCGCGGTCGCCCGATCCGCTTATTAATTATACATGGGCCAAGCCCGGTGCAAATGATGGGTTAGAAAGTTATCAATTGCAACCGGTTAGCTGGACATTATCTAACCCGGCAAGCTTTAATATGGGTGAATTTAAGAAAAACAGAGTTATTGAAGTAAACGGGAGTGGCGATGTCCGCTTTGATTTTGGGCAAACAAATGCTGGCTGGCTGGAGTTTGACAGCCCGGATCTTAGCGGCAAAGTAGAAATGACTGTAAGTGAATATAATCAGCCTCCTGATTATTTTTCCAGCTATCCAACAAAAACACTGGCTCCCAAAAAACATGGCAACACCTACCGCCTTGAGCTGAACCCCGATTTATACGAAGGCGTTCGGTTTGGATGGATTAGGGTACGGTCATTTGCTAAAAACTGGCATATTACGGGCGTGCGGCTCATTTGCCAGATAAAGCCCACCAACTATAAAGGAAGCTTTTCGTGCAGCGATACCATGCTTACGCGCATATGGTACACCGGCGCATACACGGTAAAGCTTAACCTGCTTAAAGACTATTTAGGCGCTATTTTAATGAACCGCGGCGACAGGTTTTCCTGGACCGGAGATGCGCACCCAGCCCAGGCGGCGTCGATGGTAGCGTTTGGGAATTATGATTTTGTGAAAAAAAACATAGCATACACATCAACCCAAAGTAACGGCATCAAGAGCTATGCACTATATTGGGTATTGAGTTTGATTGACTATTATAAATACACCGGCGACACAGCAACAGTTAAAACCTATATTGATAACGCCTGCGAAAAGCTGGATGACGCTTACAAGATTTTTGGGACCAACCCAAATTTAGAGTTTTACGGCTGGGACGAACGTTTGGGGGCCGGATTTGAACATCCAAATATCCCGGAGCCGCAAAATGCTTATAAAATGCTGTCTATACGTGCATGGAAAGAATTCTCGGCGGCCATGGGCGTATATGGACGAACAGACCTGCGGGATAAATACAACCATTATGCTACTGAAAAAATAGCTGCAACCAGGAAAGATGCCGGTTGGTACGGGAGCTTTGGCCTTCATGCAGGCGCCGACGCCGTTACCACAGGCCTGTTAAACCCTGCCGAGGAGAAAGCAATTTATGAAAACAGTTTTACCGACAGGGTAAACCGCATTTCTTACTCCCCTTTTAACCAATATTTCGTAATCCAGGCATTTGCCCTATTAAACAAGTATGACGATGCTTTGAGCTCGATACGTGATCTTTGGGGTGGCCAGGTAAAATACGGAGGCACTACTTTTTTTGAGGATTACCGGCCATCGTGGAATGCTGCGGTTGGCAAAAACGGGCAGGTGCCGGCCAACCAATGCGGGTTTACCAGTCTGTGCCATCCCTGGGGTGCTGGTGTTACCAAATGGCTTAGCGAGGAGGTTCTTGGGATAAAACCAACCTCGCCCGGCTTCGCTACATTTGATATACTGCCCCACCTTGGCCGAACGCTTCCAAATGTTGCCGGAAAAACACCAACTTTACGGGGCGATATAAGTGCAAGCTTTAATATTACTACCGGGCAATGCGCTTTTTCGGTACCTGCCGGCACCGTTGGCCGCATTGGTATTCCAAAGGCCGAAAAAAAAATCGGCAGTATAAAGGTCAATGGTGTGCTCATATGGGATGGTACCTATCACCCGGTTAAGGGATTTGGCGGTGCCAGCGAGGATTCGCAATTTGTTTACCTTAATGGCGTACAACCCGGAACCTATAAAATGGTTGCCGAATATAGTGGCGCTACCCCAAGGTATGCAGAGTCGGCGGAGTATTATGCTGCCAAATACTTTGGAATTGATTCAACAACCAAAGGCGACTGGGGCGGCGTTCATGGAAAAGACGGTTACGTACTGTGTAACTATAACGGGAACGGTAATGACAAAACATCGCTGCCCGCTTATGTATCTAATGTAGAATATTACAAGGTAAAAGGAAACGGCCGGCCCAATTCTGTTGTTTGGCAATCAAACACTACCGACCACAGGGCACCGGCTCCCGATAGCGCCAACAGCATGTCACGAACAGCCGCTTGCTTATACGCTATGGATGCAGACCAGATTGGCTTTACCTTTACTTCTACCATAACTATAAAGGGCACACATGACTATAAAATATCGCTCTATTTTCTCGACTGGGACAAAAAAGGGAGAAAAATTGCGGTTGAAATGTTTGATGCGGCAACCTCAAAACTTATTGCGCCGGTTAAACTTGTTAACAATAGTGTTAATGGCGCTTACCTCACCTACGCATACAACAAATCGGTTAAATTCCGAATAAACCTTGTACGTGGTGACAATCCTGTATTGAGCGGAATATTTTTTGACCCGATTATAGCAAACGTTAAGAATAAAAAAACAACCAATGTAAAATGA
- a CDS encoding glycoside hydrolase family protein, with translation MKTTTVSIALLFCGLICKAQTLKIGWGETVMISKSTPTLQVVGNPMLRPQGAMREGALNALKNLGADYVRYVPWFPYPKLAVAELKAPEKTTSWDFSLIDPMTIDFLEATKGHPVIINFSTIPQWMFKTNQPVTYPDDPNQVGWGYGGGTQLRDTTMKELTGYYVRLISWYTKGGFTDELGKYHKSGYHYQIPYWEVLNEPDLEHNMSPQTYTKIYDAMVTAIRGVLPRAKFVGMALAYVKPGWFEYFLNPANHKPGIPIDVISYHCYANANSRQKFDAYEYSVFDKAESFVNAVNYIENIRKHLAPNTKTDINELGTFVSDEMRNHPITPAYWNLSASVYAYFFIELSKAGIDIIGESQLVGFPTQFPDVSMINYQNNKPNARYWVLKLIKDNFTPGSKMVKTFLDDNNGDDILAQAFVTQGVKKVLLLNKRNRAINVKLPADFKGAKVSTIDMKSGDNEAAVATINGEETEMKAFAVKVITLGN, from the coding sequence ATGAAGACGACAACTGTAAGTATAGCGCTTTTGTTTTGTGGCTTAATTTGTAAAGCGCAAACACTTAAAATTGGATGGGGTGAAACTGTGATGATATCTAAATCGACCCCAACGCTGCAGGTTGTTGGCAACCCCATGTTACGCCCCCAGGGAGCCATGCGCGAAGGCGCCCTCAATGCGCTTAAAAATCTTGGGGCTGATTATGTACGATATGTGCCCTGGTTTCCTTACCCTAAGCTTGCTGTAGCCGAGTTGAAGGCTCCGGAAAAAACCACATCATGGGATTTTAGTTTAATAGACCCCATGACCATAGATTTTTTAGAAGCAACCAAAGGACATCCCGTAATCATCAACTTCAGTACAATTCCCCAATGGATGTTCAAGACCAATCAGCCTGTTACTTATCCTGACGATCCTAACCAGGTTGGCTGGGGTTATGGCGGTGGTACCCAATTGCGCGATACAACAATGAAAGAATTAACAGGTTATTATGTGCGATTAATAAGCTGGTATACCAAAGGAGGATTTACCGACGAATTAGGAAAATACCATAAGTCTGGCTACCATTATCAAATACCTTACTGGGAGGTGTTAAATGAACCCGACCTTGAGCATAACATGTCGCCGCAAACTTATACTAAAATTTATGATGCTATGGTTACAGCCATCAGGGGGGTATTACCCAGAGCAAAATTTGTAGGGATGGCCCTTGCCTATGTAAAACCCGGATGGTTTGAATATTTCCTTAATCCGGCTAACCATAAACCAGGTATCCCAATTGATGTAATATCATACCATTGCTACGCAAATGCCAATAGCCGGCAAAAATTCGATGCTTACGAATATTCTGTTTTTGATAAGGCCGAAAGCTTTGTGAATGCTGTTAATTATATCGAAAACATTCGTAAACACCTCGCACCCAATACCAAAACCGACATTAATGAACTGGGCACATTTGTAAGCGACGAAATGCGCAACCATCCCATAACACCTGCTTATTGGAACCTATCGGCAAGTGTGTATGCTTATTTTTTTATCGAACTATCAAAAGCGGGTATCGATATCATCGGCGAATCGCAATTGGTAGGTTTTCCAACACAGTTCCCGGATGTGAGTATGATAAATTACCAAAATAATAAGCCCAACGCGCGGTATTGGGTATTAAAATTGATTAAAGACAATTTTACGCCCGGCAGTAAAATGGTTAAAACATTTTTGGACGACAATAATGGCGATGATATTTTAGCACAAGCCTTTGTAACGCAAGGGGTAAAAAAGGTATTGCTTTTAAACAAAAGGAACAGGGCAATCAACGTAAAACTTCCTGCAGATTTCAAGGGGGCTAAGGTGAGCACCATAGATATGAAATCTGGCGATAATGAAGCAGCGGTAGCAACTATCAATGGCGAAGAAACAGAGATGAAAGCATTTGCTGTTAAGGTGATTACACTCGGTAACTAA
- a CDS encoding sugar phosphate isomerase/epimerase family protein, protein MKIKILSPQWGHEHLPLGGFLDKIKLAGYDGIDTWIPTDHNDKKLLFDYLQKHEMYMVSHQHRAEGSTLKKFKASFIKNLYECAGPAPLLINSHTGRDYFSFEQNLELVDAAQEFTVKTGIKVVHETHRGRLGYSPQMTSEFFAARPDFNITADFSHWVCVTESMLENFKPIVDEAIKRSYHIHARIGFEQGPQVADPRAPEWGYALNNFLTWWDQIVLNNAHIGRDILPITTEFGPEPYMPKTPFSVEPIVNQFEINCYMKDLIRERYSRI, encoded by the coding sequence ATGAAAATCAAAATATTAAGCCCGCAATGGGGACATGAGCATTTGCCCCTGGGCGGGTTTCTTGATAAAATAAAACTTGCCGGGTACGATGGTATAGACACCTGGATACCAACCGACCATAACGACAAAAAGCTTTTGTTTGATTATTTACAAAAGCATGAAATGTATATGGTGAGCCACCAGCATCGGGCCGAGGGGAGCACGTTAAAAAAATTCAAGGCTTCGTTCATTAAAAATCTTTATGAATGTGCCGGGCCGGCCCCCTTGCTCATAAACTCCCATACGGGCCGGGACTATTTCTCGTTTGAACAAAACCTTGAACTGGTTGATGCCGCCCAGGAATTTACCGTTAAAACAGGCATCAAAGTAGTTCACGAAACACACAGGGGCAGGTTAGGATACTCGCCCCAAATGACCAGCGAGTTCTTTGCGGCGCGCCCGGATTTTAACATCACGGCCGATTTTTCGCACTGGGTATGTGTTACCGAAAGTATGCTTGAAAATTTTAAGCCCATAGTTGATGAAGCTATTAAACGAAGTTATCATATTCATGCCCGTATTGGTTTTGAACAAGGCCCGCAGGTGGCCGATCCGCGGGCACCGGAGTGGGGTTATGCGCTTAACAACTTCCTTACCTGGTGGGACCAGATAGTTTTAAACAACGCCCACATCGGCAGGGATATATTACCCATAACCACCGAGTTTGGTCCCGAACCGTACATGCCCAAAACCCCATTTAGCGTTGAGCCAATAGTCAATCAGTTTGAAATCAACTGTTACATGAAAGATTTGATCAGAGAACGGTACAGCCGGATATAA
- a CDS encoding AraC family transcriptional regulator: MQNYQKYLNVGPAEKNWGFYLNTVGSAKVGPNKNYPNNREHPIDHSFTWDKGRILSGYYIVFITKGEGILESAKTKAFEVKAGMCFLLFPGIWHRYKPHPLSGWEEYWVGFNGEYPDELMRKGVFKPEAPFIDVGLNEELLQLFHTLIKTVERAEIGYRQIVTGITLQMLGLLSALSKFHDQTGSKNERLVSKAKFLLQESVENPVSLEDIAKELPMGYSNFRKTFKQVTGLSPNQYHLELRLDKAKNLLAFTNLTVNEIAYQTGFESIFYFSRMFKKKNGLAPKEFRSQLANHQQM; this comes from the coding sequence ATGCAGAATTACCAAAAATATCTGAATGTAGGGCCGGCCGAAAAAAACTGGGGCTTTTATTTGAATACAGTAGGCTCTGCAAAAGTGGGGCCTAATAAAAACTACCCTAACAACCGCGAGCATCCCATAGATCATTCCTTTACCTGGGATAAAGGCCGCATACTTAGCGGTTATTACATAGTTTTTATTACCAAGGGCGAAGGTATACTGGAATCTGCAAAAACAAAAGCTTTTGAGGTTAAAGCAGGAATGTGCTTTTTGCTATTCCCTGGGATATGGCACAGGTATAAGCCACATCCGCTATCGGGTTGGGAAGAATATTGGGTAGGCTTTAACGGCGAATATCCCGACGAGTTGATGCGAAAGGGCGTATTTAAACCCGAGGCCCCCTTTATTGATGTTGGTTTGAATGAAGAGCTACTCCAGCTTTTTCATACGTTGATAAAAACTGTTGAACGTGCAGAAATAGGATACAGGCAAATTGTAACCGGCATAACACTTCAAATGCTGGGCCTGTTAAGCGCGCTTTCAAAATTTCATGATCAAACGGGAAGCAAAAATGAACGGCTGGTTTCAAAGGCGAAATTTTTGCTGCAGGAGTCGGTTGAAAACCCGGTGAGTTTAGAGGATATTGCCAAAGAGCTGCCAATGGGGTATTCTAATTTCAGGAAAACATTTAAACAAGTTACGGGCCTTTCTCCCAACCAGTATCACCTGGAGTTGAGGCTGGATAAAGCAAAAAACCTGCTTGCGTTTACAAATTTAACGGTAAATGAAATTGCTTATCAAACCGGGTTCGAATCGATTTTTTATTTTTCGCGTATGTTTAAAAAAAAGAATGGTTTGGCGCCAAAGGAATTCAGGAGCCAGCTTGCAAACCATCAACAGATGTAA